Proteins from a genomic interval of Denticeps clupeoides chromosome 20, fDenClu1.1, whole genome shotgun sequence:
- the efna1a gene encoding ephrin-A1a, producing MDFVGLLCVVVSLFAWISSAERHSVFWNSTNQKFLWNDYAVKVRLNDYLDIVCPHYPLGEVPSQDAERYVLYMVEREDYESCRPQSYDQMRWECGHPFAPHAPEKFSEKFQRFTPFTLGKEFRQGESYYYISKPLHHHGKECLRLRVDVIAADGSQEAQVGTGGGVHNPSNRLPADDPVVVLPKVQKSVKSSSAAASTAGVSAVLLGILLLLGLQ from the exons ATGGATTTTGTGGGGCTCTTGTGCGTCGTTGTGAGTCTCTTCGCCTGGATCTCATCTGCCGAAAGGCACAGCGTCTTCTGGAATAGCACCAACCAAAA GTTCTTGTGGAACGACTACGCCGTGAAGGTGCGACTGAACGACTACCTGGACATCGTGTGTCCGCACTACCCACTGGGCGAGGTGCCCTCCCAGGATGCCGAGCGCTACGTGCTGTACATGGTGGAGCGGGAGGACTACGAGTCGTGCCGGCCGCAGTCGTACGACCAGATGCGCTGGGAGTGCGGACACCCGTTCGCCCCGCACGCGCCGGAGAAGTTCTCCGAGAAGTTCCAGCGCTTCACCCCCTTCACCCTGGGGAAGGAGTTCCGGCAGGGAGAGAGCTACTACTATATCT ccaaACCTCTGCACCATCACGGAAAAGAGTGCCTCCGGCTCAGGGTGGACGTCATTGCTGCCGATG gcTCTCAAGAAGCCCAAGTGGGAACGGGGGGCGGAGTCCACAACCCGTCCAACAGACTGCCTGCAG ATGACCCCGTTGTGGTCCTTCCCAAGGTTCAGAAAAGTGTGAAGTCCAGCTCGGCGGCGGCGTCGACGGCGGGCGTCTCCGCGGTGCTGCTCGGCATCTTATTACTGCTCGGCCTGCAGTGA